Proteins co-encoded in one Lacerta agilis isolate rLacAgi1 chromosome 6, rLacAgi1.pri, whole genome shotgun sequence genomic window:
- the ANGPTL3 gene encoding angiopoietin-related protein 3 → MKTILALLFVISLVAATRIDGDEFSFVPEPPEPRFAMLHDVQLLATGLLQLGRGLKDFAIKTKGQMDDIFQKLHLFDQSFNEISKQANEIKEDEEQLKNATSILQVNNEEIRNISVELNSKIEILSQEKIQLQDKVGKLEEKITKLFQTQIENQEPEEIASLKNFVEQQDNHLRSLLKIVQAQHVQIGKQQEQIEDLEEKLSSPGFQDNTKTLFPLREENERRQTKLNTTAKVQDYKGNATDCMWIYSRGERSSGIYSIKPRGSEAFNVYCEMKAESAWTVIQNRFDGSLDFNQTWENYMNGFGNLDGEFWLGLQKIYSIVNQGDHILRIELEDSRANQRYIEYTFTMGGSETDYTALLSRITGNIPNVLPEQKEVKFSTKDHNSNTERKVNCPENHSGGWWHTACEETNLNGKYIKSSSRGKLERKKRVLYWKPQKGRPYFIKSTKLMIHSTDFENVD, encoded by the exons atgaaaacaatactaGCATTACTCTTTGTAATTTCTCTAGTCGCTGCAACTAGAATAGATGGAGATGAGTTTTCCTTTGTACCAGAACCTCCTGAGCCAAGGTTTGCTATGTTACATGATGTGCAATTACTAGCCACCGGGCTGCTCCAGCTTGGGCGTGGCCTTAAAGACTTTGCCATCAAGACCAAAGGTCAAATGGATGACATCTTTCAGAAACTTCACCTTTTTGACCAATCTTTTAATGAGATCTCGAAACAAGCCAATGAGATAAAAGAAGACGAGGAACAGCTAAAAAACGCTACTTCCATATTGCAAGTCAATAACGAAGAGATAAGGAACATCTCTGTGGAGCTAAATTCCAAGATAGAAATACTTTCACAGGAGAAGATTCAGCTTCAGGATAAAGTAGGGAAGCTGGAAGAAAAAATAACCAAATTGTTTCAGACCCAGATTGAAAATCAGGAGCCTGAAGAAATTGCATCACTTAAA AACTTCGTTGAGCAGCAGGACAACCACCTCAGATCCCTTCTCAAAATAGTTCAAGCGCAGCATGTTCAAATTggcaaacaacaagaacaaataGAAGACCTGGAAGAGAAG ctaaGCAGCCCTGGTTTTCAAGACAACACAAAGACTTTATTCCCCTtgagagaagaaaatgaaagaaggcAAACTAAACTTAATACAACAGCTAAAGTTCAAGATTACAAAG GAAATGCTACTGATTGCATGTGGATATACAGCAGAGGTGAAAGATCTAGTGGCATTTATTCTATTAAACCCAGAGGATCTGAGGCTTTTAACGTCTACTGTGAAATGAAAGCAG AAAGTGCATGGACAGTTATTCAAAACAGATTTGATGGATCACTAGATTTCAACCAAACCTGGGAGAACTATATGAATGGATTTGGCAACCTGGATG GAGAATTTTGGCTGGGCCTACAAAAGATCTATTCCATTGTAAACCAAGGTGACCACATCCTGCGTATTGAGCTGGAGGACTCAAGAGCTAACCAACGTTATATTGAATACACATTCACAATGGGAGGTTCAGAAACAGACTACACTGCTCttctctccaggattactgggaATATCCCTAATGTTCTGCCTGAACAGAAAGAAGTGAAGTTCTCTACAAAAGATCACAACAGCAACACTGAAAGAAAAGTCAACTGTCCAGAAAACCATTCAG GTGGTTGGTGGCACACTGCATGTGAAGAAACAAACTTGAATGGAAAATACATCAAGTCAAGTTCAAGAGGAAAActggaaaggaaaaagagagtaCTCTATTGGAAGCCTCAGAAAGGAAGACCCTATTTTATCAAATCAACCAAACTGATGATACATTCTA